CGAATGGGGATGGCGTCGAGTAGAACTGCTTATCGGCGGATGTTGGGTTTGAAGTCATATTGGGTGAGTTATGCAAGCTTCGGAGCTTGGGTTGCTCTTTTGCTGGCCATATTCCCCGACTTATAAGCCTTTGTGAGCCAAGTCGATGTGGAATGAGTCATAGGCTATTAGCCTGTTACTTAGCCCCTAGACCTCGTATAGCCAAAGGTTAACACTAGGAAGAACCTTGGAATGGTGTTAGAATAGTTCAATGCCTCCGTCGGATGGAGACATGATCACCGGGATCGGCTCACGAAGTCACTGATCGGCTTCGAGTGTCAGCTTCCCGCCTCGTGTGAAATCTCCGAGGCCGCTCGGCCCAGTGTGACTGCAGACACCGGTTTGCAGAGAGCTTTGAGCGTTGCTTCGAATCGGTCGCATGCCCAAGGGGTAGCTGTGAGCAATCGGATGCGCCCAGAGGAACCGGATGAGCTGGCAGCGACTGAGTTGTATCACGCTGAAACCGAAAGTTTGCCTTGTACGACGTGGTCGATTGCAAACTGTGTCGGTCTAGAGTAGTTTGGAATTCCAGGCATTGCAGCGACAGCAGCTGAACGCCATTGATGAGCGAGCATGCCCGATATTCAATGTCGGGCCAGCAGTCAGCGCCCCAGAATGGATCCTCGCGAACTGCCATTTCGAGTGCCTCAAGCCAGAAATTAAAGCTAGGCAGTCGCCGACAGGAGTTGAGCAGGCCCGGGTTGAGCAAGTCGTCGGACAGAAGACACGCCACGGCAACAAAACGGATGGTGGGCTCTGAATGCAAGACGTGCAGGCCGATGCAGGCGGGGCAGCGTTCAGTCATATACCAATCATGCTCCTCACTAAAGATGCAATGCAGCCAAGCATAAGCATCGCGTGCTTCACCTCGAAAGGCTCGCTCTGACTCTGTTGCTTTATGGCCGGACAACATGCTGACGGCGACGCGAGACGCTTGGTTatggagaaggaagagggggaggaggagggtgtgtATTATATCACGATGCAGGCGAAACGActctttctccttgtccGAGCACGAATAGTGGTGGGATGCGCAAAAACTAAGAAAGCAACAAGGCATTGGTCAGCAACATGCCGCATACTCGTGGTAAGTGGTTAAAGGGGACTATGCACCTTGGGGCTTCAGAGCCGAGCTCCTGGCGCCTGAGATTCTCTCGAATTGCTCGAAATGCTTCATTACGAGCCAGCCGATCGCTCGCAGTCCGCGAAATGCGGAATGGACAAGGGGTAGACATTGCTGCAGCAGCGGTCGCAGTTGTCAAGACAATGGATCGGCGACCGACAGTGTAGAGGATTTAAAAGGGCGATTCGAGTGCGCCCGGGACAACAAGCTCGAAACAATTGTGTTGAACTCGTACGTATTCGGTGACGTCGAGTCTGGATGGCGAGAGCGCAGGGGCCAATCAGCGACACTGGCAATAACGAAGCTTCCAGTTTCCCAAGATAGTGACGTTTGACAGGCGCAGAGCCAAGGGTCACATGGTCTGGACAGGTCAGATTGACTGGGGTGCGCCGGGTAGGGACAGAGTCACAGAAGGAAGTTGAGAACGAAACCATTtaagatggagaagaaataaaaaagggCTTGAAGTAGTAGTGATAAAAGATTGCGCGAGTGCAGAATGCAGCGATGTCACTTTGGGGGACGAGATGAAAGCGGGCATCTGAGTGGGCGACGGAGACGGGGCAGGGGGCCATCCACGCAAGCTGCTGTCGATCCTCTTTTGCAACAAAGTCCTGCTCATTTCTATTCGGGTATTCGACATTCCTGGATTTTCCTTGTCGACTGCGACCTGCGACGGTTTTGTACCTAGTTTCCGTAATTCTGTGCTCACAATGCTGGCGCTTCCAACGTGGAATTGTCGGCGTTGTCTCAGTGCCCCTCCTGCTCAGGCTCTACAGGCTGCCAGACTGGGAACTCTCGCTCCAGCAGATCGCAATCGAATTGTTGTCTGAGTGGAGCCGGAAAGGGTCTCGATCGTTGCCCAGAATCAGATTCGGCCTGAAAGCCTGGAAAGCCTGGAAAAGCCCGTGCATGACGATATCTGCCGATTTCAGGAGCAAAAGGGGCCGACCGTGTTTTTTGCAGTTATCGTGACTGGTGAACAATGATCCAGGATCagagcagatgcagcaggTTGATGATGCCCGCTGCGTGTCTTAATCTCGCTGCCGACTGTTCGAAACCCTCGTGGTCGCAGGGCTGAATCGGATCTTAGTTTTCCCATCAATCTTGTCTTTTCTCGTTTGATCTTCTCTTCTGATCTTCTCTGTAATTTCTTCTCGGCAGTCGGAGTGTCCCGAAAATCAACCACCTCAACCTCACAACTGCCAGACCACCTGCCACAACTCCCACAGTTTGCTGCAATGACGAATCACAATGTCCCCATTGCGCCTCAATGGGGACGTCCAGCTGGCCCATGTCTTTAACGTCACTTGCTGATTGACTCGTGCAGCATTACCCGCGCAAGAGATCGCATTGTCGTATTGAGTGTCACCAATCATTTCCCTCTCTATTCGCCATCGCTTCACTGGAAGCTGGATCTAAGCTGAGTTGAATGGATTCTCAACGTGCAGGCGTCAATCACTGTGGTGAACACTGTCTCGGCTATAATTAGGGTGCTTCTGAGTCTGGTCTCCATCTCGGGCAGCCACGTTCCTCGGAGGGAAGTCTACTCAACCAAATTCAACGGTGGAGCTTATACGGAGCCCCGATGGTGGCATTTCGAGGCCTTGGTGGATAGGCCGTTTGACTGTCGACCGGATTTATTAGGGCACCGCTACGGACTGCTTCCAAATTCTCACAATAATGTGTGAGACTGTGGTTATCCACTTTGGTAGCGAATGCGGtcttggccatggccttACTACTGGGTCCGCAGTACAAAGCACCAGCAAATACAATTGCTTTAAAATGCAAGGTAGGATATTTTTGCATTCCCAAAGACTGCTTCATTTAAGTGGATGTTTTTCCCGAAAGGCAGCTCACAAAGAGTTCATGTTCATTCAGTCAATTGACTTTGGTTAATCAGGGCATCCCCTATGCAGTGAGATACAAGATATCTGCTAAATTAAGGCCGAATAAAGAACCTCCCTGTTCAGGAACCAATATGATTCCTGTCAGAGTAAAGTACATAGTAAACATAGCGGGGGTAAAATTAGATTCATTGCTCTCCAATAGCTTTCACTAGGCAGGTTTGATGTGAAGCATTCAGTCTTCATAGATCTTTATAACACATTCAGCCACTACCAGCTCCGGAGGCTATGCATCTCACTTCATGTGTCCTGCATAATTCATATATCTGTATGGCCGAGGCTGTTCCATCGCCAATGTTTTCACTGCATCTATAAATTCCCAAGTCAGTACACTGGGCTGTCAAAGTGAACGCCCTCATTTTCACAGTGTCGAGATTAGACATAAATACAGAGATCAGTCCGAAGACacttctcatcctccatccctccatctcctcaaggTGCAATTGCAATTGGTACTACCTACCAGCCTCGCATCAAGATGCCTTCTCTAATCCTTctcgtctccctcctctctctcttctccctcaACACCGTCACTGCCCGTGAGTCCATCGTCGGCGGACGCCCAACTACATCTGAGGATTACCCATACCAAATCAGCCTGGAACACCTCGGCCAACACATCTGCGGCGGCTCCATCCTCAACGAAAAGTCCATCCTAACAGCCGCCCACTGCACGCACGAATACCCCAATAACCTGACCATCCGTGCAGGCACCTCAACCATCGGCCACGGCGGCAGCGTCTACCAGCCGTCCAAAATCACGACGCACCCCAAATTCAACCCCGAGACAGGCGACTACGACGTCGCGGTCATAACCCTCAGCAGCGACATCGCCCTTGACGCCTCAGCCCGCCCTATCACACTCAGCTCTGCGACCCTACAGCCCGGCCACAACTGCACAGCTACCGGATGAGGCTTCGACCGTGAATACGGCAAACTCTCCGAGCAGCTACAAGCTGTCAAACTCGAGACAATCGCACGGGAAGAATGCAGCAATGACTATCAGGGGGTCGCCTCGATCACAGACCGGATGATGTGCACTTATTCGCCGGGCAAGGATGCCTGCCAGGGTGACAGTGGCGGCCCGCTTGCGTATGATGGTATGCAGGTTGCCGTCGTTGGGTTTGGACTTGGCTGTGCGAGGCCCGGATACCCGGGGGTTTATACGGATGTTGCGAATCAGGAGATTCATCGCTTTATTGTGGAGAGTATGAAGAGTCCGGGGTCGCCGCAGCCACCTGCGCAGCAGTCGGATTCGAGTACATCTGTGCCATCGAGCACGGCGCTCATATCAAGCTCGACGTCCTCTAGTATAGTACCGTCGGGTTCGAGTTCTGTGTCATCGAGCACGGCGTTGATACCAAGCTGGACATCCTCTAGCATGGTGCCGTCGATTTCGATACCATCAAGTGTGATGCCGCCAAACACAGTGCCGTCAGTTTCAACACCATTGACTACGTGGCCGAGCACTACGCTGCAACCGACCACGCTGCAGACGAGCACCACCGCTCAACCAGTTGCAGGGCAATCTGGCGTCCAGAAACCGGGGTCCTGCCCCCCAAAAACTAAGTGATGTTGATTATGAGATTTAATACCTATTGAGGACGCTCAGTTCGCCGAGTTGAAGGCACAGTACAAAGTCTTTTTTCTACCTTACTGTAGATCTGAGTGTCTAAAATACAAAAAcaaatttatttatttcccaAGATAATTTTCGTAGCCTAACATCGCTTGAGCAGTAAATCGAGTATCCTGTACTAAGACTGGTGGTTATTACCGTCCATCTGGAGTGTCGGATCTATGCGCAAAGAAAAAGGTCAGTTCAGGACATGGACGGAACTACGCCGACATACGATCTCTTAATGGAAGAGGGAGGCTGAGCCGTAAACTTGGGGGCAAAAGACGTTATACGATATTTCATATAAATGCACAAATGTCCATTCCGAAACCAGACCGCCGTACCGTCGCTTCATATTAATCGTAACAAACTAAATCAAGATCAGGGCGTAAAATTGCAGAACAAATATCAGTAGGAGATTGAGAGAAAATAATGCAGACTAGTAGTCTTCGAAAAAGTAGCGGGTAGAGAATCATAAAGTACAGGCTGATTAGACGAATAAGGTTTCTGCAATAATGGGTATATGAAGCGAAAAGAAGTTAGGGCTAGAAATATCAAAGATGTTAGTTTTTCAGAGCTACCCATGGAATTGCGTAGCCCCAGGATGGATCATTTGCGAGTGCAGGATTCGGTCCTGCATCTGGAGACATGCCACGAACTATGCTCGACTTTTTCTTGCTTTGCTTCCTGTTGGATTGTTTGGACTTCGTTTTTCGGGTCTCGCGATCTGACTCGCTGGTGGCATAAGATTCAGTTTCAGAAGAACATAGGTAAGTCCCTGGCGTGGATGGAATGGTTGGACTTAGGAGGCCGTTTTCATCTTGGATATAGGCTTCTGTCTGGTTTTGGTCTTttcttgggcttctcggAGAAGCAGATGGTGATCGTGATCCTATCCTTGGTACGGCTACTCTATCATCTTTAGCCGATCTCATACCGTCCGGGCGCTCTCGGTGGCCAGAATACAGGCTTGATGAGCAGCAGAGTGCAACCTTGCTCTCTGCTCTTCTGATAGAACAAGCGAAAAGCTGCTCTACTTGAAAGGCAGAGGGCCGATTGCCGGGGTCTCTGCTGACCATGTCTCGCGACATTGCGAGCATTGGTCGGACAGCTTGGAACACGGGGTCTTTGCGCTTCTTCGCGTCGCTGTCAAGAAGGGTAATCCACGAGCTCACTTGGCCAATATTCCGGTCCAGATGAAAGGAACAATCTGCAACGCCGCCACCACGACCCGCTGTGCGATTCTTTGCACCACGATGGCTGGCGAATGCGGATATTTTTCGCTTGCACAAGTACGTAAAAATATCCAAAAGTATGGCCCCGAGGGAAAAGATGTCGGATGCTTCTGGATCGGTTTGCCGAGACTGCCATATCTGGACCAATGCTCCGCCACTGGTATGCGCAGTGGGCACCCCGACGGAGTTGAAAATCATGGAACCCCGCTCTTCCGAAGACCCTGAAGAGCTAGAAGGAGTTATAGACGGAGTGTATAGTATGGGGCGTTTCATCGAGATGCCGTGCCTACGAATACTCCCGTTACTAgaccccgaggaagaggaaaggcCCATGGAATATCGAGAAGATGGGTCTTTCCGACCAACATGAATAACAGTGCCATGAGAAGCGACCGACTCTGGAGGTGGGCTCAGTGCCTCCGGATCCGATATGTGCAGTCCCCTCAAGCGAGCTAGGTTCAATCCCTCTGGACGTTCTCCCGCCTTACGACCAGAACGCCCTCCTGATGGGAGTGTGCTGCTCGTAGGGCCGCTGTTCTGGACACTGATAGAGCGCACCCACCTTTCCGGTGGGCCATATTGATAGgactcaacatcatccaccttTACTGGTGGAAGTAAGGTATCCAGAGCTTCGAATTGACCAATGAAGATTTTAAAGTTTGCATCAATTAGGATATTGGATGGGCGAATAAGGCCATGAACTTGGCCATGGGCATGCAGCCAGAATAGACCATGTGCAAGACAGTGTGGCCAATTGATTAATAtttctcgtcgtcgttctTTTGCGAGCTTTTTGAATGATTGAGGCGTATCGGTCAGGAAAGACATGAGAGTTCTTTCATATACTCCCGAGAAGAGGATGCAAATAGTGTTGTCGGCGAAGTATGATGCGTAAATGGAGTAAACATGGTCATGGGCCAATCTCCTCATAGAACGAACCTCTTCGAGaacttcgtcttcgtcgaagaaATGTGGCGCGCCACCGATGGTAACTTGGGTCCGCAAATAGATCTTGCAGACCGCGCCAGCCAGGACGACCCTTTCAATGCCCTCTCTCACCAATACAGTACCGGTATTCAATAATTCGACGGGAATGCCTTCGTTCTCGGTATATTTGACATGCTCGCCTTCGCCAATGCCCCTGACGATAAAACGCCATTGGGCGAGGAAAAACTTGGAATCTAGTTCAGAATTTAGATCCTGAGCAGAAAGTTGCAGCCGGTCAACGCTATGGGCAGCAATTGGGAGATCCTGGTCGTCAAAGGACTCATCGACCAGGTGAAATATTCGGCCCGGAATACCAATATCAAGTAGGATAAGAAATAGCCTTCCTGCTTTGGCAAGGATCCAGTCGAGGTAGGTCTCGCTCGTCAGGCCCTCACCCCAAGGTAGGGGGGTAACAAGACGAGGTAATGTGCTTGGAGGAAGGTGCTTGAAGACAAAATCAGGACAGATAGTCGTCTTGACACGGTCCTCGGGCCACCAGACAGAAGTCAAGACGGACATGCTGAACTCCGCGGAGGAACCCGAAGCAATAAAGCACGGAAATGGGAGGGAGATTCAGAGCGTCGTAGGAACATTTCTATGCAAGGTTAAAAAAGGACGAAGGGAGGAAAATAAAGACGTAATAAATACATGTGTAAGTGTCAGCTATTAGTGAGACCGGGGGAATACCTATGGAGGAGTAGTTTGTCTCTGAATGGGTAGACACGAAGCGGCTTATCTTGTGGCTGTAGACCGAGAGGCCACCATCCTTCAGGCACGTCAATAGTAGCAATGAAGGGTGACGTTTTGTGATCCGGGAGGGGCATTGGCCAAGAAGGATTGAAATGGTTCTTGGTCTTGGACGAGGTTGAGGGAGATCATCAGCGTGGCAACGGCGCGGCCAAGCATCGAGAAGGAATGAAGACCGTTAAGAGGCGCGATAGATCAGAAAGACAATGCAGCGTAGCGCGTGCATTATTGGGCAGGCAACATTGGCAGTGACAATCAAATGAAAGGCAATTTCTGCGCAAGCTGATAAGAGGAGAATTTCATTGCATAGGCTCTTGTGATTGACAGGAGTGACAAGTGAGATGACTGGTCACCCTGGCCCAATCGGGAAATATGCTTATCAGTTGACAGTTGACTGTCACTTTTCCGTAAAATGCGCTGATAAGCCGCTTCCTCTCGTCCATTCTCTGTCTTCCCCAGTCGAAAATCGCTGACTCGATGTTGAATCCTTCAGCGAGCTCGTCCTTGAGGTCTGCGGAGCCCCCTTTCTGGCAATGGAGCTGCGATTGGATTCTAACTACTGCTCTCTTAGTTCCCAGCTCCTAGGCCACATGTGAACCGCCGTCAACCGCCGTCCGTCAAGATGTGTTCTTATCTCTTGCGCCGGAGCCCCCCGTACTCATCAATCTGCTGGGTCGAATCAGTGTCATGACGCTGGCCGTGCCGTGGAGTCGCCTGATAGTCAAGTGCCACTGGATTTGGCAGCCAAGTAGAAGGGAGCCCTGGGATTGCCGGCTATTGTCCAGGCCAACCACTTCTCTTTTGCTCAGAATTGATGCTTGACCAATCACCTCCCTGTAGGCAAAATGTGCGTCAAGAGCGTTTAGGTCGAGAAGCCTCACCTTTCGGACAGGCATCACTCCATTAACATCATTCTTGGATTCCTGGGGAGCGCAGTACCCCAGACTGCTATCTCCAGATCCGTCAGCACAGACACGCCAGCGTCAAAAAGCCCACAATAATAGCAAACAAATGTCCTGGGTTTCCGCATTTACGCAATTGGGCTTTCTAGGCAGTTCATGACCTATATTACAAGCCCCATCTGTGTCCTTCAGCAGTCGCTGATAAGACTAGTGCCTAAAACGCCTAGTTACATACCTTTACCACCCAAGCTTTCGCGCGGAATAACAGGTCAAATACACAATTTCCTGAATTGGCACTCTCGATTACCTACTGTTGAATCCATAGTTACCTGGTACACCGGCCGTGGAGACGGCACCGCCCATGATAAGAAGACATGTGGGAGGTCATTCCCTGGTTGACAGCAGTTCGTCGATCATGAGGCTTAAGCTGACACGTACGCACAGGCATATCTACGTCTGTGGGTATAATCTTCTTTACTTAGAGTACTAGTAATTGGGTGGACCTAGTTCAACCATGCATGGTAGTCTAATGATATTGGTTCCGGGTGCTGATATGCAGTATTCACATTATTAAGGCCCACACAATCCCATTCTCCCTTGCACCCAGTACCGGTGGACTGGATGGTCCCATCTACCTTGTTCTATTTATCAGCAACTTCTTCAAATTTGGTCCTTGGAGTGCCCCCAACTCGTATAGGGTGGGTGGAATCTCTTGACAATCCCTCTATTTCCCACCTTATCAATCTCACTTTTCTACGAGATAAGTTGCGCTCCACCAGGATTGACACTCCTACCTGCACTGACCAAGTCCATCTCCGTTCTCCGCACCCTTCTTGGCATCTTATCATGCTGACAGCTTACCCAGCTCATCGTCCAGTTCAGTTCAGTTTAGTTTCTTCCCCTAAGTTTCCCTAGTCGCACCGGCAAGCTCGCCCTTCGCTGTCCCGGGGTCAGTCGTTGCGGCCGCTCTTGCGGTTGATCCTGCTCTGAGCGCCTTCGGTTTCGATCCCAGGCTTTGCGAAAGTGGTTCTGTTCGTCACCGATGTGTTTCGCACGATTGTTGAGAAACTCCTCGTGtgcttccttttcttcgcttAATTCTTCAATCTGTTTCTGTCAGTATCTTTCATCTTTTTGCCCCCTAGTTTGCTGGATTATTTCGAGCGATGGTGCTGATCTGATTTCGATTTAGAAGACGCAGTGACCTGTGTATCCGACTGCGTTCCCATTTGGTCTGGTCTATACAAAAGAAACTGCACCAGCGGGCGAGAGAAAACTTACATATTTCAGCCAAATATCCTGCTCCGAGCTCCATGCTTTCTGGCATCTAGCCAGCTCAGCTCGTGCATGTACAagctgcttctcctgctcaATGGTCCATCGATTGCTCGCCAGATCTTTGACGTCGCCCCAACTGACTAgtcccttcctcttcctagTAGCAGCAGAGCCAGATGAGCTAATGTCGACAAGGtcgacatcttcatcggACTCAATCTCTGATTCAACGTCTGGTTCATACTGCACCCGAACTGTGTGGGGGACACTCGCGTATAACCCTTTGTCGAGGTCTTCTCCGGCGTCTATATCCTTCCCTTTCACGTTCATTCGCTTTGCCTTGAGAAACGAAATCGGAAGACGGAAAACATACTTGGACTTGACGCGTTGGCTGACTCCCATTTTCACTCTTTTGCCTAAACCCGAGCAGTATAGAAAGACATGtaaggagggaggaggacaagGTAAAAAAGAAGTATGTATGCCTATCCGCAGGTAAGCCTATTTATATTTGTAAAGATGAGGTCTAACGAACATGAAAAAGCCCGAATGAGGTCCTGCTTATATACCCAACCAGCCCATCCCTCTCCGCGCATCAATGCCATCGAAAGTTTGCCGCCCCATCCTCAGAAATACCCAACATAGACCTATTCCCCAGTCCGACGCCCGATAATCCGTCCAGTAGTAGGACCGTTACATCTCTATCCTTGCCGCCACAAGCGTTCCGACAAACGCAAAAGTCAAAGCGCCAACCCCCTCTGTGCTCCATGTGCCCCttctctccagtctccacacAGCAACCGAGATCACCGTAAAGCCGCGGGGAaac
The nucleotide sequence above comes from Aspergillus puulaauensis MK2 DNA, chromosome 3, nearly complete sequence. Encoded proteins:
- a CDS encoding uncharacterized protein (COG:S;~EggNog:ENOG410PX68); this encodes MSTPCPFRISRTASDRLARNEAFRAIRENLRRQELGSEAPSFCASHHYSCSDKEKESFRLHRDIIHTLLLPLFLLHNQASRVAVSMLSGHKATESERAFRGEARDAYAWLHCIFSEEHDWYMTERCPACIGLHVLHSEPTIRFVAVACLLSDDLLNPGLLNSCRRLPSFNFWLEALEMAVREDPFWGADCWPDIEYRACSLINGVQLLSLQCLEFQTTLDRHSLQSTTSYKANFRFQRDTTQSLPAHPVPLGASDCSQLPLGHATDSKQRSKLSANRCLQSHWAERPRRFHTRREADTRSRSVTS
- a CDS encoding S1 family serine peptidase (COG:O;~EggNog:ENOG410PUV2;~InterPro:IPR001314,IPR043504,IPR018114,IPR009003, IPR001254;~MEROPS:MER0000057;~PFAM:PF00089;~SECRETED:SignalP(1-21);~go_function: GO:0004252 - serine-type endopeptidase activity [Evidence IEA];~go_process: GO:0006508 - proteolysis [Evidence IEA]), with product MPSLILLVSLLSLFSLNTVTARESIVGGRPTTSEDYPYQISLEHLGQHICGGSILNEKSILTAAHCTHEYPNNLTIRAGTSTIGHGGSVYQPSKITTHPKFNPETGDYDVAVITLSSDIALDASARPITLSSATLQPGHNCTATG
- a CDS encoding protein kinase domain-containing protein (COG:T;~EggNog:ENOG410PKMQ;~InterPro:IPR000719,IPR011009;~PFAM:PF00069;~go_function: GO:0004672 - protein kinase activity [Evidence IEA];~go_function: GO:0005524 - ATP binding [Evidence IEA];~go_process: GO:0006468 - protein phosphorylation [Evidence IEA]) — translated: MSVLTSVWWPEDRVKTTICPDFVFKHLPPSTLPRLVTPLPWGEGLTSETYLDWILAKAGRLFLILLDIGIPGRIFHLVDESFDDQDLPIAAHSVDRLQLSAQDLNSELDSKFFLAQWRFIVRGIGEGEHVKYTENEGIPVELLNTGTVLVREGIERVVLAGAVCKIYLRTQVTIGGAPHFFDEDEVLEEVRSMRRLAHDHVYSIYASYFADNTICILFSGVYERTLMSFLTDTPQSFKKLAKERRREILINWPHCLAHGLFWLHAHGQVHGLIRPSNILIDANFKIFIGQFEALDTLLPPVKVDDVESYQYGPPERWVRSISVQNSGPTSSTLPSGGRSGRKAGERPEGLNLARLRGLHISDPEALSPPPESVASHGTVIHVGRKDPSSRYSMGLSSSSGSSNGSIRRHGISMKRPILYTPSITPSSSSGSSEERGSMIFNSVGVPTAHTSGGALVQIWQSRQTDPEASDIFSLGAILLDIFTYLCKRKISAFASHRGAKNRTAGRGGGVADCSFHLDRNIGQVSSWITLLDSDAKKRKDPVFQAVRPMLAMSRDMVSRDPGNRPSAFQVEQLFACSIRRAESKVALCCSSSLYSGHRERPDGMRSAKDDRVAVPRIGSRSPSASPRSPRKDQNQTEAYIQDENGLLSPTIPSTPGTYLCSSETESYATSESDRETRKTKSKQSNRKQSKKKSSIVRGMSPDAGPNPALANDPSWGYAIPWVALKN
- a CDS encoding uncharacterized protein (COG:S;~EggNog:ENOG410Q2P0) encodes the protein MGVSQRVKSKYVFRLPISFLKAKRMNVKGKDIDAGEDLDKGLYASVPHTVRVQYEPDVESEIESDEDVDLVDISSSGSAATRKRKGLVSWGDVKDLASNRWTIEQEKQLVHARAELARCQKAWSSEQDIWLKYIEELSEEKEAHEEFLNNRAKHIGDEQNHFRKAWDRNRRRSEQDQPQERPQRLTPGQRRASLPVRLGKLRGRN